Proteins from one Mesorhizobium sp. M9A.F.Ca.ET.002.03.1.2 genomic window:
- a CDS encoding dipeptide ABC transporter ATP-binding protein, producing MSLLEIENLSLSIGDTPILRDVELSVAPGEVMGLVGESGSGKSMTALTVMQLLPWAARATGRVAFDGIDILAASEDQMCALRGDDIGMVFQEPMTALNPVKTIGEQVAEGIRWHTKASRADAEDRARKMLERVGLPAAQFPLSRYPHELSGGQRQRVVIAIACALKPKLLIADEPTTALDVVLQAQILDLLRDLVAENRMGLLLISHDLAVVTEMADRVTILRHGQVMEAGDTARTLSEQLHPYTRQLAQASMHVPARASIYEVGQGGPALTVAKPLLQVDSVTRDYPGRRISLLKRAAPIRAVDDVSFSMTPGQSVALVGRSGCGKSTLARMVLALDEPSSGTIRFRGEVITGKSEAELKPARRDMQVVFQDPYGSFDPRQKVDKLVAEPLHVLEKKPTNAERRELVARALHEVGLSPRDMNKYPHEFSGGQRQRLSIARAIITRPKLVVADEPVSALDVSIRAQILDLFAELNQKLGIAYLFITHDLTVARAMSDQVMVMHDGRIVERGGTSEVLDHPQSEAAKALVAAAPDLHRSIARRLQEQG from the coding sequence ATGAGCCTGCTCGAAATCGAAAACCTGTCGCTGTCGATCGGTGACACGCCGATCCTCCGGGATGTCGAACTCTCCGTCGCGCCCGGCGAGGTGATGGGGCTGGTCGGCGAATCCGGCTCCGGCAAGTCGATGACGGCGCTCACCGTGATGCAGCTTCTGCCCTGGGCGGCGCGCGCCACCGGGCGCGTCGCCTTCGACGGCATCGACATCCTTGCGGCCAGCGAGGACCAGATGTGCGCGCTGCGCGGCGACGACATCGGCATGGTGTTCCAGGAGCCGATGACGGCGCTGAATCCGGTCAAGACCATCGGCGAGCAGGTCGCCGAAGGCATCCGCTGGCATACGAAGGCAAGCCGCGCCGATGCGGAAGACCGTGCGCGAAAAATGCTCGAGCGGGTTGGGCTGCCGGCGGCGCAATTCCCGCTGTCGCGCTATCCGCATGAGCTTTCCGGCGGCCAGCGCCAGCGTGTCGTCATCGCCATTGCCTGTGCGCTGAAACCGAAACTGCTGATCGCCGACGAGCCGACGACGGCGCTCGACGTGGTGCTGCAGGCGCAAATCCTCGACCTGTTGCGCGACCTCGTCGCGGAAAACCGCATGGGCCTGCTCTTGATCTCGCACGACCTCGCGGTGGTGACGGAGATGGCGGATCGCGTCACCATCCTGCGCCATGGCCAAGTGATGGAAGCCGGCGACACGGCACGCACCTTGTCCGAACAGCTTCATCCCTACACCCGACAGCTGGCGCAGGCTTCGATGCATGTGCCGGCGCGCGCCAGCATATATGAGGTTGGCCAAGGCGGCCCCGCGCTTACGGTGGCCAAGCCACTGCTCCAGGTAGACAGCGTGACGCGAGACTATCCCGGGCGGCGCATATCGCTGCTGAAGCGCGCGGCCCCAATCCGCGCCGTCGACGATGTCTCATTTTCGATGACGCCGGGCCAGTCGGTGGCGCTGGTCGGGCGTTCCGGCTGCGGCAAGTCCACGCTGGCCCGCATGGTCCTGGCGCTGGACGAGCCGTCATCGGGAACGATCCGGTTTCGCGGCGAGGTCATCACCGGCAAGAGCGAGGCTGAGCTCAAGCCGGCGCGACGCGACATGCAGGTGGTGTTCCAGGACCCTTACGGCTCCTTCGACCCGCGCCAGAAGGTCGACAAACTGGTGGCCGAGCCACTGCATGTCCTGGAGAAGAAGCCGACGAATGCCGAGCGGCGCGAGTTGGTGGCAAGGGCCTTGCACGAGGTCGGCCTCAGCCCACGCGACATGAACAAATATCCGCACGAGTTTTCTGGCGGCCAGCGCCAGCGCCTGTCGATCGCCCGCGCCATCATCACCCGCCCCAAACTGGTCGTCGCCGACGAGCCGGTCTCGGCCCTCGATGTCTCGATCCGCGCCCAGATTCTCGACCTGTTCGCCGAGCTCAACCAGAAGCTCGGCATCGCCTATCTGTTCATCACCCACGATCTGACCGTCGCCCGCGCCATGTCAGACCAGGTGATGGTCATGCATGACGGCAGGATCGTCGAGCGCGGCGGGACGAGCGAGGTTCTCGACCATCCGCAATCCGAAGCCGCCAAGGCGCTGGTCGCCGCGGCGCCCGATTTGCACAGGTCGATCGCGCGCCGGTTGCAGGAACAGGGGTGA
- a CDS encoding TerB family tellurite resistance protein, producing the protein MAFALLDQIRAIFDGDPGVRKVADDPVLSAELLMLFRMILADGSVSESEMVAFRRICREAFGIPEASIDSVIEYLNDFGYETNSSQAIAQFRDLDVERRKLLARHMAEIAKADSQLAGNEMQLLRRTLDLLDIRPADVVKPQE; encoded by the coding sequence ATGGCATTCGCTTTGCTGGACCAGATACGCGCGATCTTCGATGGCGACCCCGGCGTGCGCAAGGTTGCGGACGATCCCGTGCTGTCGGCGGAACTGCTCATGCTGTTCCGCATGATCCTGGCCGACGGTTCGGTCAGCGAGAGCGAAATGGTCGCCTTCAGGCGCATCTGCCGGGAAGCCTTCGGCATTCCGGAAGCCAGCATCGACAGCGTCATCGAATATCTCAACGACTTCGGCTACGAGACCAACAGCTCGCAAGCCATCGCGCAGTTCCGCGACCTCGACGTCGAGCGGCGCAAGCTGCTTGCCCGCCACATGGCCGAGATCGCCAAGGCCGATTCGCAACTTGCCGGAAACGAGATGCAGCTCTTGCGACGCACGCTCGACCTGCTCGACATCAGACCTGCCGATGTGGTGAAGCCGCAAGAATAA
- a CDS encoding AraC family transcriptional regulator, with product MPVEMQHHDQLDRSVADRFEMVRRAPGSGLRSAVTDLCFYRETAPGRFRNVEFASLTVPLVISFAEPFAIGLGKGPGDNDRFASFAAGLYAGPVVIESFGGACCVQVNFTPLGARRFFGLPMSELTDRMVGLDDVLGLEGTALRERLGNACDWSARFAIVETFVATRLAEARETRAEIAWAYDRIVVSGGRIRISSLADRLGWSRKHLLGKFSDAIGVGPKTLSRIVRFNRALGLSRQDRCDWADIAADCGYADQAHLVREFRDLAGETPTMLAAQA from the coding sequence ATGCCGGTCGAGATGCAGCATCATGATCAACTGGATCGTTCGGTCGCCGATCGGTTCGAGATGGTGCGGCGCGCGCCAGGCTCTGGGCTCCGGAGCGCGGTCACCGACCTATGCTTCTATCGCGAAACGGCACCCGGCCGTTTCCGCAACGTCGAATTTGCATCGCTGACCGTGCCGCTGGTCATCAGCTTTGCCGAACCCTTCGCCATCGGGCTCGGCAAGGGTCCAGGCGACAACGACCGCTTCGCCAGTTTCGCCGCCGGCCTCTATGCCGGTCCGGTGGTGATCGAGTCCTTCGGCGGCGCCTGCTGCGTCCAGGTCAATTTCACCCCGCTCGGCGCCCGCCGCTTCTTCGGCCTTCCGATGAGCGAACTGACCGACCGCATGGTCGGCCTGGACGATGTGCTCGGCCTTGAAGGCACCGCGCTGCGCGAAAGACTTGGCAATGCGTGCGACTGGAGCGCACGCTTTGCCATCGTCGAGACGTTCGTCGCCACTCGGCTGGCCGAGGCCCGGGAAACGCGGGCCGAAATCGCCTGGGCCTATGACCGGATCGTCGTGTCGGGCGGCCGCATTCGCATCTCATCGCTCGCGGACAGGCTGGGCTGGAGCCGCAAACATCTCTTGGGAAAATTCTCCGACGCGATCGGCGTCGGTCCCAAGACGCTGTCGCGCATCGTCCGCTTCAACCGGGCGCTCGGCCTTTCGAGGCAGGACAGATGCGATTGGGCCGATATCGCCGCCGACTGCGGCTATGCCGACCAGGCGCATCTGGTGCGCGAATTCCGCGACCTTGCCGGCGAGACACCGACGATGCTTGCCGCCCAGGCATAG
- a CDS encoding VOC family protein has product MTMSVEPPRLYPTLRYRNAAKMIDWLVEAFGFAVHARYGEGDIVHHAELSFGSSMIMLGTARDDKFGQMIGAPSPGGGRSIYVAVDDADAAYAKAKKAGAEILEELTDRDYGSREFICRDPEGNVWSFGTYRPKAGEPAS; this is encoded by the coding sequence ATGACCATGTCAGTCGAACCGCCCAGGCTCTATCCGACCTTGCGCTACCGAAATGCCGCGAAAATGATTGACTGGCTGGTTGAAGCCTTCGGCTTTGCCGTTCATGCCCGCTATGGCGAAGGCGACATCGTCCATCACGCCGAACTGTCTTTCGGCTCCTCGATGATCATGCTGGGCACTGCACGCGACGACAAGTTTGGCCAGATGATCGGTGCACCGAGCCCGGGCGGTGGCAGATCGATCTATGTTGCCGTCGACGATGCCGATGCCGCTTATGCCAAAGCAAAAAAGGCCGGCGCCGAAATACTGGAAGAACTGACCGACCGTGATTATGGCAGCCGCGAGTTCATCTGCCGCGATCCGGAAGGCAATGTCTGGTCGTTTGGAACTTACCGGCCGAAGGCAGGCGAGCCCGCGAGCTAA
- a CDS encoding cobyric acid synthase, with protein sequence MATKAIMLQGTGSDVGKTVLVAGLCRAARKRGLKVRPFKPQNMSNNAAVADIAGDNSGGGEIGRAQWLQAIACGVAPSVHMNPVLLKPQTDVGAQVVVQGKVFGEARARDYQALKGRLMDAVLESWAKVGEGADLVIVEGAGSPAEINLRSRDIANMGFATRANVPVILVGDIDRGGVIASVAGTHLILPEEDRRMIAGYLINKFRGDVSLFDDGIKSIETFTGWRCFGVVPWLKAAARLPSEDSVVLERLSSGERRALKVAVPMLSRIANFDDLDPLKAEREVEVVFVPPGQHLPEDAGLVVIPGSKSTIGDLLRFRENGWDRDLVAHRKRGGHVVGICGGFQMLGHVVRDPDGIEGSVTETKGLGLLDVETVMEPEKTVRNVRARSVQFDLPLEGYEIHLGRTTGPDTLRPSAVINGVDDGAISADGKVSGTYLHGLFSADAFRARFLETLGVKGGGIDYRAEVERALDEIAAELETHLDCDAIFGLAR encoded by the coding sequence ATGGCGACCAAGGCGATCATGCTGCAAGGCACGGGCTCCGATGTCGGCAAGACGGTGCTTGTCGCGGGCCTGTGCCGCGCGGCGAGGAAACGTGGACTGAAGGTGCGGCCGTTCAAGCCGCAGAACATGTCGAACAACGCCGCCGTCGCCGATATTGCGGGCGACAACTCAGGCGGCGGCGAGATCGGCCGCGCCCAATGGCTGCAGGCGATCGCCTGCGGCGTGGCGCCCTCCGTCCACATGAACCCGGTGCTGCTCAAGCCGCAGACCGATGTCGGCGCGCAAGTGGTGGTGCAGGGCAAGGTGTTCGGCGAGGCGCGGGCACGCGACTACCAGGCGCTGAAGGGCCGGCTGATGGATGCTGTGCTGGAGTCCTGGGCAAAGGTCGGGGAGGGCGCCGATCTCGTCATCGTCGAGGGCGCCGGCTCGCCGGCCGAGATCAATCTCAGGAGCCGAGACATTGCCAATATGGGCTTTGCCACGCGCGCCAACGTGCCGGTGATCCTCGTCGGCGACATCGACCGCGGCGGCGTCATCGCCTCGGTCGCCGGCACCCATCTGATCCTGCCGGAAGAGGACCGGCGCATGATCGCCGGCTATCTCATCAACAAGTTCCGTGGCGATGTCTCCCTGTTCGATGACGGCATCAAGTCGATCGAGACATTCACCGGCTGGCGCTGCTTCGGCGTCGTGCCGTGGCTGAAGGCGGCGGCGCGATTGCCGTCGGAAGATTCGGTGGTGCTCGAACGTCTGAGCTCTGGCGAGAGGCGCGCGCTGAAGGTCGCCGTGCCGATGCTTTCGCGCATCGCCAATTTCGACGATCTCGACCCGCTCAAGGCCGAACGCGAAGTCGAGGTGGTCTTCGTGCCGCCCGGCCAGCATTTGCCGGAGGACGCGGGGCTGGTGGTCATTCCCGGCTCGAAATCCACGATCGGCGATCTCTTGAGATTTCGTGAGAACGGCTGGGACCGCGACCTCGTCGCCCATCGCAAGCGCGGCGGCCACGTGGTCGGCATTTGCGGCGGCTTCCAGATGCTCGGCCATGTCGTACGCGATCCCGACGGCATCGAGGGCAGCGTGACCGAGACGAAAGGCCTCGGCCTGCTCGACGTCGAAACGGTGATGGAACCGGAAAAGACGGTGCGCAATGTCAGAGCGCGCTCGGTGCAATTCGACCTGCCGCTCGAGGGCTACGAGATCCATCTCGGCCGTACCACCGGCCCGGACACGCTGCGGCCGTCCGCCGTCATCAACGGCGTCGATGATGGGGCCATATCCGCCGACGGCAAGGTATCGGGCACCTATCTGCACGGGCTGTTTTCCGCCGACGCTTTCCGAGCAAGGTTCCTGGAAACCCTCGGCGTCAAAGGCGGCGGCATCGATTATCGCGCCGAGGTCGAACGGGCGCTGGACGAGATCGCGGCCGAGCTGGAAACCCACCTCGACTGCGACGCCATTTTTGGCCTCGCGCGTTAG
- a CDS encoding dimethylsulfonioproprionate lyase family protein, with amino-acid sequence MTTNFDELLECFHTTLATFDDALVRDAVARIGWAMPARPLEPHPLACLRQLERIVELVPAGARPLARLLAERRNDLRWGQTYSEADFGKTFIDNYGWLEVFGTRGHFVNDEVAAGLLILGPDIVYPDHHHVAEEIYLPLTGGTQWRMGEGGFRTREAGEVIHHASGVSHAMRTGKEPLLALYIWRGGPLAAKSTITGAVSQDRN; translated from the coding sequence GTGACGACAAATTTCGATGAACTGCTCGAATGTTTCCATACCACTCTTGCAACGTTCGATGATGCGCTGGTGCGCGATGCCGTGGCCCGGATCGGCTGGGCCATGCCGGCGCGTCCGCTCGAGCCGCATCCGCTCGCCTGCCTGCGCCAGCTCGAACGTATCGTCGAACTTGTTCCGGCAGGCGCCAGGCCGCTGGCGCGGTTGCTGGCCGAGCGTCGCAACGATCTGCGCTGGGGGCAGACCTACAGCGAGGCGGATTTCGGCAAGACATTCATCGACAATTACGGCTGGCTGGAGGTCTTCGGCACGCGCGGCCATTTCGTCAACGACGAGGTCGCGGCCGGTTTGCTGATCCTCGGACCTGATATCGTCTATCCCGATCATCACCACGTCGCCGAGGAAATCTACCTTCCGCTGACCGGCGGCACGCAATGGCGCATGGGCGAAGGCGGCTTTCGAACGCGCGAGGCGGGCGAGGTGATCCACCATGCCTCTGGTGTCAGCCACGCCATGCGCACCGGCAAGGAACCTCTCTTGGCACTCTATATCTGGCGCGGTGGACCGCTGGCGGCGAAGTCCACGATCACCGGCGCCGTTTCACAGGACAGGAATTGA
- a CDS encoding isobutyryl-CoA dehydrogenase, which produces MDAAVDASTSQFELNEDQRAIQEMAEAFAADRVAPNALDWDRNKHFPADVIRETGPLGLGGIYIRDDVGGSALGRLDAVLIFEALSRADPAFSSFISIHNMVASMIDRFGSDEQRQRFLPKLTSMEWLASYCLTEPGSGSDAAALKTRAVKSSGDYVLNGAKQFISGAGDSDIYIVMARTGADGPKGISTFVVPKDAPGLSFGANEHKMGWHMQSTRQVVFEDCRVPAQNLLSAEGAGFGIAMAGLDGGRLNIAACSLGGAQSALDKALAYTAERKAFGTKINQFQALQFKLADMETELQAARVFLYAAAAKLDRKAPDAGKWSAMAKRFVTDIGFNVANDALQLHGGYGYLHDYGIEKLVRDLRVHQILEGTNEIMRVIIARTLIGR; this is translated from the coding sequence ATGGACGCCGCTGTCGATGCGAGCACCAGCCAGTTCGAACTCAACGAGGACCAGCGCGCCATCCAGGAGATGGCCGAGGCCTTCGCTGCCGACCGCGTCGCGCCGAACGCGCTCGACTGGGACCGCAACAAGCATTTTCCGGCGGACGTGATCCGCGAGACGGGGCCGCTCGGCCTTGGCGGCATCTATATCAGGGACGATGTCGGCGGCTCGGCGCTCGGCCGGCTCGACGCCGTGCTGATCTTCGAGGCGCTTTCGCGCGCCGATCCGGCCTTCTCCTCCTTCATCTCGATCCACAACATGGTGGCGTCGATGATCGACCGCTTCGGCAGCGACGAGCAGCGCCAGCGCTTCCTGCCGAAGCTGACCTCGATGGAATGGCTGGCGAGCTACTGCCTGACCGAGCCGGGCTCGGGATCGGATGCGGCGGCGCTGAAGACGCGCGCGGTGAAAAGCAGCGGTGACTATGTGCTGAACGGCGCCAAGCAGTTCATCTCGGGCGCCGGCGACAGCGACATCTACATCGTCATGGCGCGCACCGGCGCCGACGGGCCGAAAGGCATTTCCACCTTCGTCGTGCCGAAGGATGCGCCCGGCCTGTCCTTCGGCGCCAACGAGCACAAGATGGGCTGGCACATGCAGTCGACCCGCCAGGTCGTGTTCGAGGACTGCAGGGTGCCGGCGCAAAACCTGCTGTCAGCCGAAGGCGCCGGCTTCGGCATCGCGATGGCCGGGCTCGACGGCGGCCGGCTCAACATCGCCGCCTGTTCGCTGGGCGGCGCGCAATCGGCGCTCGACAAGGCGCTCGCCTACACCGCCGAGCGCAAGGCCTTCGGGACGAAGATCAACCAGTTCCAGGCGCTGCAGTTCAAGCTCGCCGACATGGAGACCGAGCTGCAGGCCGCACGCGTTTTCCTCTACGCCGCTGCCGCGAAGCTCGACCGCAAGGCACCGGATGCCGGAAAATGGTCGGCCATGGCCAAGCGCTTTGTCACCGATATCGGCTTCAACGTCGCCAACGACGCGTTGCAACTGCATGGCGGCTACGGCTATTTGCATGATTACGGCATCGAAAAGCTGGTGCGGGACCTGCGCGTCCACCAGATCCTCGAAGGCACCAACGAGATCATGCGCGTCATCATCGCACGCACCCTGATTGGGCGATAG
- the mmsB gene encoding 3-hydroxyisobutyrate dehydrogenase — MTTIAFIGLGNMGNPMAANLVKAGHAVHGFDLMPENLVVAKDHGVVVMANAVAAVKDADVVITMLPAGKHVLSVYENIAPKAKKGALFIDSSTIDVESARKAHAIAARHGLLSIDAPVSGGTGGATAGTLTFMAGGSKDAFAKAEPILKPMAGRIVHCGDDGAGQAAKICNNMILGISMIGVAEAFVLAEKLGLSHQALFDVASTSSGQCWSLTTYCPVPGPVPTSPANNGYRPGFAAALMLKDLKLSQEAAQGAGAVTPLGAEAAQLYALFNAQGNAGADFSGIINFLRGAPV; from the coding sequence ATGACCACCATCGCCTTCATCGGCCTCGGCAATATGGGCAATCCGATGGCCGCCAACCTCGTCAAGGCGGGACATGCCGTGCACGGCTTCGACCTGATGCCGGAAAACCTCGTCGTCGCCAAGGACCATGGCGTCGTCGTCATGGCCAATGCCGTTGCCGCGGTCAAGGATGCCGATGTGGTCATCACCATGCTGCCGGCCGGCAAGCATGTCCTGTCGGTCTATGAGAACATCGCGCCCAAGGCGAAAAAAGGCGCGCTGTTCATCGATTCCTCGACCATCGACGTCGAATCGGCACGAAAAGCCCACGCCATCGCTGCCAGGCACGGGCTGCTGTCGATCGACGCGCCGGTTTCCGGCGGCACCGGCGGCGCCACCGCCGGCACGCTGACCTTCATGGCCGGCGGCTCGAAGGACGCCTTCGCCAAAGCCGAGCCAATCCTCAAGCCGATGGCCGGCCGCATCGTCCATTGCGGCGACGATGGCGCCGGACAGGCGGCAAAGATCTGCAACAACATGATACTCGGCATTTCGATGATCGGCGTCGCCGAGGCCTTCGTTCTGGCGGAAAAGCTCGGCCTGTCGCATCAGGCGCTATTCGACGTCGCCTCGACCTCCTCCGGCCAATGCTGGTCGCTGACCACCTACTGCCCTGTGCCCGGCCCGGTGCCGACATCGCCGGCCAACAATGGCTACAGGCCGGGGTTTGCCGCAGCCCTCATGCTGAAGGACCTGAAACTGTCGCAGGAAGCCGCGCAGGGTGCCGGCGCGGTGACGCCGCTCGGCGCCGAGGCAGCCCAGCTTTATGCGCTGTTCAATGCTCAGGGGAATGCCGGCGCCGATTTTTCCGGCATCATAAATTTCCTGCGCGGTGCCCCTGTGTAA
- a CDS encoding aspartate aminotransferase family protein, producing the protein MTYQNYSLKQLQQIDAAHHLHPFTDHKEMREAGSRIITHANGPFIYDSEGTEILDGMAGLWCVNIGYGRDELADAAYAQMKELPYYNSFFKCSTPTPVLLAKKLTELAPKHVNQVFYGSSGSEANDTALRLVRHYWALEGKPEKNRIISRKSAYHGSTIAGASLGGMEQMHNQLNGAVPNIVHVMMPYAYELALPGESDHDFGLRAAKAVEDAILEAGADKVAAFIGEPVMGAGGVKIPPMSYWPEVQRICRKYDVLLMLDEVITGYGRTGAWFAAQTFGIEPDTITTAKALTSGYQPLSALLVGDRIAATLVEKGGEFYHGYTYAGHPVACAVALKNLEIMEREGLVERVKNDTGPYFAKALQERIGGHDLVGEVRSIGLMGAIEIVRDKATKERFLPAGSAAVLVRDHAVAQGMMLRATGDTMILSPPLIWTRETIDMACDRIAKALDLAQADLRKR; encoded by the coding sequence ATGACTTATCAGAATTACTCGCTGAAGCAGCTTCAGCAGATCGATGCTGCGCATCACCTTCATCCGTTCACCGACCACAAGGAGATGCGCGAGGCCGGCTCACGCATCATCACTCACGCCAACGGTCCGTTCATCTATGATTCCGAAGGGACGGAAATCCTCGACGGCATGGCTGGGCTGTGGTGCGTCAACATCGGTTACGGCCGCGATGAACTGGCCGACGCGGCTTATGCGCAGATGAAGGAGCTGCCTTACTACAATTCCTTCTTCAAATGCTCGACACCGACGCCGGTGCTGCTGGCCAAAAAGCTGACGGAACTGGCGCCGAAGCACGTCAACCAGGTCTTCTACGGCTCGTCCGGTTCGGAGGCCAACGATACCGCGCTGCGGCTTGTCCGTCACTATTGGGCGCTGGAAGGCAAGCCCGAGAAGAACCGCATCATCTCGCGCAAGTCGGCCTATCACGGCTCGACCATCGCCGGGGCGTCGCTGGGCGGCATGGAACAGATGCATAACCAACTCAACGGCGCGGTGCCCAACATCGTCCATGTGATGATGCCCTATGCCTACGAACTGGCTCTGCCCGGTGAAAGCGACCATGATTTCGGCCTGCGTGCGGCCAAGGCCGTCGAGGATGCCATCCTCGAAGCCGGCGCCGACAAGGTCGCCGCCTTTATCGGCGAGCCGGTGATGGGGGCCGGCGGCGTGAAAATACCGCCGATGAGCTATTGGCCGGAAGTGCAGCGCATCTGCCGCAAATACGATGTCCTGCTTATGCTGGACGAGGTCATCACCGGCTATGGCCGCACCGGCGCGTGGTTCGCAGCGCAGACCTTCGGCATCGAGCCCGATACCATCACCACCGCCAAGGCGCTGACGTCAGGCTATCAGCCGCTGTCGGCGCTGCTGGTCGGCGATCGCATCGCCGCGACGCTGGTCGAGAAGGGCGGCGAGTTCTATCACGGCTACACCTATGCCGGTCACCCGGTGGCCTGCGCGGTGGCGCTGAAGAACCTCGAGATCATGGAGCGAGAAGGCCTGGTCGAGCGGGTCAAGAACGACACCGGACCCTATTTCGCCAAGGCGCTGCAGGAACGCATTGGCGGTCACGATCTGGTCGGCGAGGTGCGCTCGATCGGGCTGATGGGGGCGATCGAGATCGTCAGGGACAAGGCGACCAAGGAGCGTTTCCTGCCGGCCGGGAGTGCGGCCGTACTTGTCCGCGACCACGCAGTCGCCCAGGGCATGATGCTGCGCGCCACCGGCGACACGATGATCCTGTCGCCGCCGCTGATCTGGACGCGCGAGACGATCGACATGGCCTGTGACCGTATCGCCAAGGCGCTCGATCTGGCGCAAGCGGATTTGCGCAAGCGGTAA